A portion of the Lysinibacillus timonensis genome contains these proteins:
- a CDS encoding energy-coupling factor transporter transmembrane protein EcfT gives MELGKFFNEKFSLEYIKSELVRTAYGIEENILTKMDPRILLIWYCYFAIIPWFIHSHIVLVGYLLLMVFLTFKAKVSPLILVVLALGLLGEMFILFIISLFFGGNMETVLPIFWLSIKLGVMSLASVAVFTSMNPEKFSDALLRLGFPPQFSFSVAYGYRILPTLLEEFQQIILSYRLRGLSPKKDGILYWRKITYFLLIFIKSFYPLILNSAKRSRTTVEALETKGFSYGANNKSMMKLKTSYLKVTYVDYSFIFITFLYLLIVHLLHFVI, from the coding sequence ATGGAGCTTGGTAAATTTTTCAATGAGAAGTTTTCACTTGAATATATAAAAAGTGAATTGGTGAGAACAGCTTATGGCATAGAAGAAAATATTCTTACAAAGATGGACCCTCGGATACTACTTATTTGGTATTGCTACTTTGCTATTATTCCATGGTTTATTCATAGTCATATCGTATTAGTTGGATATCTATTATTAATGGTTTTTCTCACGTTTAAAGCAAAAGTGAGTCCTCTAATTTTAGTAGTATTGGCGTTAGGATTATTGGGTGAAATGTTTATTCTCTTCATTATCTCACTTTTTTTCGGAGGTAATATGGAGACTGTTCTACCAATCTTCTGGTTAAGTATAAAGTTAGGTGTGATGTCTCTAGCAAGTGTGGCAGTCTTTACAAGCATGAACCCTGAAAAATTTAGTGATGCACTTCTGAGATTAGGTTTTCCACCTCAATTTTCTTTCAGTGTTGCTTATGGCTATCGAATACTTCCAACCTTATTAGAAGAATTCCAACAAATTATTTTGTCTTATAGATTGAGAGGCTTGTCGCCGAAAAAGGATGGTATCTTATATTGGCGAAAAATTACTTATTTCTTATTAATATTTATTAAATCATTTTACCCACTCATATTAAACTCTGCAAAAAGATCAAGAACTACAGTAGAGGCGCTTGAAACGAAAGGCTTCAGTTATGGTGCAAACAACAAAAGTATGATGAAGTTAAAGACAAGTTATTTAAAAGTTACTTACGTTGATTACAGTTTTATTTTTATTACGTTTTTATATTTATTAATTGTACATTTATTACATTTCGTTATTTAA
- a CDS encoding cytochrome P450, with translation MTEHFELPREEGIDHTLSLVKDGYKFIMNRRSSFKSEIFETRILGKKAICMSGRDAAEIFYTGNHFKREDAAPNRLVQSLFGKNAVQTLDGAAHKHRKEMLMSVMIDEEMDKLKEITVHFWEKTIDEWVHKEEIILYEEMKKLLSKVACLWAGVLVDEEELDWLANELSEMYEGAASMGPTHWKGRNARNQVEKWMQELIEKIRDKKLIPPQNTALHKFTWHKDLDGNLLDTETVAVEVINIYRPLVAISIYINFLALSLIQYPKEKEKLKNADDKTFEMYVNEVRRFYPFFPFVAAKVNQDFTWHDYKIEKDTLALLDLYGTNHDDTIWEDPEEFKPSRFIDWKEDRFTLIPQGGGDYLSGHRCAGEKATIEIMKVSLDYLANRIQYEVPEQDLSFDLNEIPSIPHSRIILKNISRSAIIN, from the coding sequence ATGACTGAACATTTTGAATTACCAAGAGAAGAAGGAATTGATCATACTTTAAGTCTTGTGAAAGACGGATATAAATTCATTATGAATCGACGAAGTAGTTTTAAATCGGAAATATTTGAAACAAGAATACTTGGTAAAAAAGCTATCTGTATGAGTGGAAGAGATGCAGCAGAAATATTTTACACAGGTAATCATTTTAAAAGAGAAGATGCTGCTCCTAACCGATTGGTACAAAGTTTGTTTGGCAAGAATGCAGTTCAAACATTGGATGGAGCAGCTCATAAACACCGAAAAGAAATGTTAATGTCTGTAATGATAGATGAAGAAATGGATAAATTGAAGGAAATTACTGTACATTTTTGGGAAAAGACAATTGATGAATGGGTTCATAAAGAAGAAATTATTTTGTATGAAGAAATGAAAAAGTTATTAAGTAAAGTTGCTTGTTTATGGGCAGGAGTCTTAGTAGATGAAGAAGAATTGGATTGGCTAGCCAATGAACTTAGCGAAATGTATGAAGGTGCTGCAAGTATGGGTCCAACACATTGGAAAGGGCGTAATGCACGTAATCAAGTCGAAAAATGGATGCAAGAATTAATTGAAAAAATCAGAGATAAAAAACTTATACCTCCTCAAAATACAGCACTTCATAAATTTACTTGGCATAAGGATTTAGACGGAAATTTATTAGATACAGAAACAGTAGCAGTGGAAGTAATTAATATTTACAGACCGCTTGTAGCAATATCGATCTACATTAACTTTTTAGCATTATCACTTATTCAATATCCAAAGGAAAAGGAAAAGTTAAAAAATGCTGACGATAAAACATTCGAAATGTATGTAAATGAAGTGCGACGTTTCTATCCATTCTTCCCATTCGTCGCTGCAAAAGTAAATCAAGATTTTACATGGCATGATTATAAAATCGAAAAAGATACACTAGCATTGCTAGATCTATACGGAACAAATCATGATGATACAATTTGGGAAGACCCAGAAGAATTTAAACCGAGCCGATTTATCGATTGGAAAGAAGATCGCTTCACGTTAATTCCTCAAGGTGGTGGGGATTACCTTTCTGGTCATCGTTGTGCTGGAGAAAAAGCAACAATTGAGATAATGAAAGTTAGCCTAGATTATCTAGCAAACCGAATTCAATATGAAGTACCTGAACAAGATCTGTCTTTCGACTTGAACGAAATTCCAAGCATTCCACATAGTCGTATCATTTTAAAAAATATAAGTCGTAGTGCAATAATTAATTGA
- a CDS encoding alpha/beta fold hydrolase: MGYYVPVEPGVNIYVEDINPSGEKTIVFLHGWPLSHKQFEYQFNVLPARGYRCIGIDWRGFGLSDKPFTGYNYNRLADDLYQIIKTLQLKDITLLGHSTGGGIAIRYMARYNGFGVSKLVLLSAAAPTGFTANTAKQLLEETLNDRPKMMQGVTDQFFFQYITSQFANWFNQMGLEAAGWSTAAVIVLLRDETLHEDLLKIHTPTLIVHGLHDKVIPFKQAQEMNLKITNSQLIPFQYSGHGCFWEERDKFNDLITQFSKA, from the coding sequence ATGGGGTACTATGTTCCGGTAGAACCTGGCGTGAATATTTATGTTGAGGACATTAATCCTAGTGGTGAAAAGACGATTGTATTTCTACATGGTTGGCCATTAAGTCATAAACAGTTTGAATATCAATTTAATGTACTGCCTGCCCGGGGATACCGTTGTATCGGAATAGATTGGCGGGGGTTTGGACTTTCAGATAAACCATTTACTGGATATAACTATAACAGATTAGCAGATGACTTGTACCAAATAATTAAAACTCTTCAACTTAAGGATATTACACTGTTAGGTCATTCTACGGGTGGAGGAATTGCCATTCGATATATGGCTCGTTATAACGGATTCGGAGTATCTAAACTCGTACTTCTATCAGCTGCTGCGCCAACAGGCTTTACAGCAAATACAGCTAAACAACTTTTAGAGGAAACATTAAACGATCGTCCTAAAATGATGCAAGGCGTGACAGATCAATTTTTCTTTCAATATATAACGAGTCAATTTGCAAATTGGTTTAATCAAATGGGGTTAGAGGCAGCAGGTTGGTCAACTGCAGCAGTTATTGTTTTACTAAGAGATGAAACGTTACATGAGGATCTACTAAAAATTCACACTCCTACTTTAATTGTGCACGGTCTCCATGATAAGGTAATCCCATTTAAACAAGCACAGGAAATGAACTTAAAGATAACAAATTCTCAACTTATCCCTTTCCAATATAGTGGTCACGGCTGCTTTTGGGAGGAGCGTGACAAGTTTAATGATTTAATAACACAATTTTCTAAAGCATAA
- a CDS encoding ABC transporter ATP-binding protein has translation MILHNKLIEIKNVSFQYPGKDEIKVLNNASLIVEEGEFLAIIGGNGSGKSTLCKTMNGLIPHFYVGDFEGQVIIDGLITTEYDVASLSKSVGYVYQDFENQLLRPTVIDDVSFVPLNYGMQDFKERGRWALEVTGLSHLENEFVWQLSGGQKHLLALAGAIAMKPKMLIVDEPIAQLDPKHASRIYNVLKKLNEEYSTTIITIEHHTEFIASYCKQVVLMDQGSVRWKKDVREALCCVDELVERQIFPPQVTVAAHQLGNRNEHYPITLEEAVEFFRNDIPYFDKAPKTNQDKKSPVLNLSNVTVKYNTFRKQSKVALNNITTSFYKGDQVALVGNNGAGKSSLLKTLSGIVKPNKGEMTFLENTFDNRYTPESLSNFVAFVFQNPEEMFIDDSVRKEIEFYLKARNVENMNELVDQLLKDFDLVHLQHQDARLLSGGQQRRVSLAIGAAMSPSIIILDEPTANLDIATKKKVVSMLNRLKKHVDTIVIATHDMQLVAEWSNRILVMHEGELIADDVSEVIFKEQQILEKAGLVPPQIITLCNELEFPYCASVDEFVEVIKQGKEQGVLYGAW, from the coding sequence GTGATATTGCATAATAAGTTAATAGAAATAAAAAATGTGTCATTTCAATATCCAGGTAAAGATGAGATAAAAGTTCTAAATAATGCCTCTTTAATTGTAGAAGAAGGAGAATTTTTAGCGATTATAGGGGGAAACGGTTCTGGGAAATCGACACTTTGCAAAACGATGAATGGACTAATTCCTCACTTTTATGTAGGGGACTTTGAGGGGCAAGTAATAATAGATGGGCTTATTACTACAGAGTATGATGTTGCTTCTCTTTCAAAGTCAGTTGGATATGTGTATCAAGATTTTGAAAATCAACTATTACGTCCGACGGTTATAGATGATGTTTCATTTGTCCCATTAAATTATGGGATGCAAGACTTTAAAGAACGTGGTCGATGGGCATTAGAAGTTACTGGTCTTTCGCATCTTGAAAACGAATTTGTATGGCAACTAAGCGGGGGTCAGAAACATTTATTAGCATTAGCTGGTGCCATTGCGATGAAACCCAAAATGTTAATTGTAGATGAACCCATTGCACAATTGGACCCTAAACATGCAAGCCGAATATACAATGTATTAAAAAAATTGAATGAAGAATACAGTACGACAATTATTACAATTGAGCACCATACAGAATTCATAGCTAGTTATTGTAAGCAAGTAGTGTTGATGGATCAAGGAAGTGTACGTTGGAAAAAAGATGTGAGGGAAGCCCTTTGTTGTGTTGATGAATTAGTTGAGAGACAAATCTTCCCGCCACAGGTAACCGTAGCTGCACATCAACTGGGTAACCGTAATGAACATTATCCAATTACGCTGGAGGAAGCAGTTGAATTCTTTCGTAATGACATTCCATATTTTGATAAAGCACCGAAGACAAATCAAGATAAGAAGAGTCCAGTACTAAATTTAAGTAATGTAACGGTAAAGTATAATACGTTTAGAAAACAGTCAAAAGTTGCGTTAAATAACATAACGACAAGTTTTTACAAAGGTGATCAAGTTGCTCTTGTAGGTAATAATGGAGCTGGAAAGTCATCCTTGTTAAAAACTTTATCAGGGATTGTAAAGCCAAACAAAGGGGAAATGACTTTTTTAGAAAATACCTTTGACAATCGGTATACACCAGAATCATTGTCTAACTTCGTAGCATTTGTATTCCAAAATCCAGAAGAGATGTTCATCGATGATAGTGTCAGGAAGGAAATTGAGTTTTATTTAAAGGCACGAAACGTGGAAAATATGAATGAATTAGTAGACCAACTATTAAAGGACTTTGACCTAGTCCATTTACAACATCAAGATGCAAGACTGCTAAGTGGTGGACAACAACGACGTGTTTCGCTAGCGATAGGAGCTGCAATGAGTCCATCTATTATTATTTTAGACGAACCGACTGCAAACTTAGATATTGCAACAAAGAAAAAAGTTGTATCAATGCTGAATCGGTTAAAAAAACATGTGGATACCATTGTTATTGCTACACATGATATGCAGCTCGTTGCTGAGTGGTCCAATCGAATATTAGTCATGCATGAAGGTGAATTGATTGCTGATGATGTAAGTGAAGTAATTTTTAAGGAACAACAGATATTAGAAAAGGCTGGGCTTGTCCCTCCGCAAATTATCACTTTGTGCAATGAACTTGAATTTCCTTACTGTGCATCTGTAGATGAATTTGTAGAGGTAATAAAACAAGGAAAAGAGCAAGGAGTTTTATATGGAGCTTGGTAA
- a CDS encoding PLP-dependent aminotransferase family protein, which translates to MYNFADRMGQVSTSAIREIFKALADPEIISFGGGSPANESFPIEVIKEITDNALTEKGAKVLQYGITEGWPALRKAYVEHIAKPKGIDASIDNVIVTTGASQGIQLLADVFLNPGDVVLVESPTFLGVFSVFNKYFVKCVPVAMDEDGLIVEDLEAKIKEHNPKMLYTIPTFQNPTGRTLPVDRRQKVAELASQYNFIVLEDDPYCDLRYKGEEVPNIKTFDMSGNVVLLNSFAKIISPGLRVGTVLAEAEIIQKLTVAKQGADTHTSNLSQEICAEFLNRGLLPGHLEKIKPMYEVRLNTMLNAIKKYFPEGTKYTEPEGGLFIWVELSGEPDVLELFKKAANEYKVAFVPGIHFCKNPDDGIRHLRLNFSSSTPEKIEEGIKRLGELFSKTI; encoded by the coding sequence ATGTACAATTTTGCTGATCGTATGGGGCAAGTATCTACAAGTGCAATAAGGGAAATATTTAAAGCCTTAGCAGACCCTGAAATTATTTCATTTGGAGGAGGAAGTCCTGCAAATGAATCTTTCCCAATTGAAGTAATTAAAGAAATTACTGATAATGCTTTAACTGAAAAGGGAGCAAAAGTATTACAGTATGGTATTACTGAGGGATGGCCAGCCTTAAGAAAAGCATACGTAGAGCATATAGCCAAACCAAAGGGGATTGACGCCTCTATTGATAACGTGATTGTAACTACAGGAGCTTCTCAAGGAATTCAACTATTAGCAGATGTATTCCTTAACCCTGGGGATGTAGTATTAGTAGAATCCCCTACATTTTTAGGAGTATTCTCAGTATTTAATAAGTATTTCGTTAAATGTGTTCCAGTTGCAATGGACGAAGATGGCTTAATCGTTGAAGATTTAGAGGCGAAAATAAAAGAGCATAATCCTAAAATGCTTTATACAATTCCTACATTTCAGAATCCAACAGGACGTACTTTACCAGTAGACCGTCGTCAAAAAGTTGCAGAACTTGCAAGTCAGTATAATTTTATTGTTCTAGAAGACGATCCATACTGCGACTTAAGATATAAAGGGGAAGAAGTTCCAAATATTAAAACATTTGATATGTCAGGAAACGTAGTGTTGCTAAATAGTTTTGCCAAAATTATTTCACCAGGATTACGTGTAGGGACAGTTTTAGCGGAGGCCGAGATTATTCAAAAGTTAACGGTTGCAAAACAAGGCGCGGATACACATACTTCGAATTTATCACAAGAGATTTGTGCAGAATTCTTAAACCGTGGATTGCTACCTGGCCACTTAGAAAAAATTAAACCAATGTATGAAGTACGTTTAAATACAATGTTAAATGCTATAAAAAAATATTTCCCGGAAGGTACGAAATATACAGAACCAGAAGGTGGTTTATTTATTTGGGTTGAATTATCAGGTGAACCAGATGTACTAGAACTATTCAAGAAGGCTGCAAACGAATATAAAGTTGCTTTTGTTCCAGGGATACATTTCTGTAAGAATCCAGATGACGGTATTAGACATTTACGTTTGAACTTTTCATCAAGTACTCCTGAAAAAATTGAAGAAGGAATTAAACGTTTAGGAGAGTTATTTTCGAAAACAATTTAA
- a CDS encoding ketopantoate reductase family protein, producing MDIKTVSIIGLGALGIMYAHHFSKSLPKENVRIIADEKRIKRYLNNGIYCNGQLCDFYYVTPNDEVEPADLVLFTVKFDGLEDAILSVKKHVGNHTIFMSALNGIISEELIGQSYGEENVLYCVAQGMDAVKVGNQLTFENKGMLVFGDKEPGQTSYKTKRVAEFFQKIKLPYEIDTNMSHRLWGKFMLNVGVNQTVAVYKSNYGEVQKEGEARTTMIAAMREVIMISEMEGIQLTEEDLQYWLRILATLSPDGKPSMAQDVDANRFSEVELFSGTVLQYAKKHGIKVPVNEMLYRKIFDIESEYVR from the coding sequence ATGGACATTAAAACCGTATCCATTATCGGGCTAGGTGCATTAGGTATCATGTATGCACATCATTTTTCGAAAAGCTTACCAAAAGAAAACGTTCGTATAATTGCTGATGAAAAGCGGATAAAAAGGTACCTCAATAATGGAATATATTGCAATGGCCAGTTATGTGACTTTTATTATGTGACACCGAACGATGAAGTTGAACCTGCAGATTTAGTTCTTTTTACAGTTAAATTTGACGGACTAGAAGACGCCATTTTATCAGTAAAAAAACACGTCGGCAACCATACAATTTTTATGTCTGCTCTTAATGGCATTATTAGTGAGGAATTGATTGGGCAATCATATGGGGAAGAAAACGTACTATATTGCGTAGCTCAAGGTATGGATGCAGTAAAAGTTGGTAATCAATTAACATTTGAAAATAAAGGAATGCTCGTTTTTGGAGATAAAGAGCCAGGCCAAACTTCATATAAAACGAAAAGAGTTGCTGAATTTTTCCAAAAAATAAAGCTCCCTTATGAAATCGATACAAATATGTCGCACCGTTTATGGGGGAAATTCATGTTAAATGTAGGGGTCAATCAAACAGTTGCTGTATACAAAAGTAATTATGGAGAGGTGCAAAAAGAAGGAGAAGCGCGCACAACTATGATTGCGGCAATGCGTGAAGTTATCATGATTTCAGAAATGGAAGGAATACAATTGACTGAAGAAGATCTACAGTATTGGCTTAGAATTCTTGCTACACTTAGTCCTGATGGTAAACCTTCTATGGCCCAAGACGTGGATGCAAACCGTTTCAGTGAAGTAGAATTATTCTCAGGAACTGTTCTTCAATATGCAAAAAAACATGGTATTAAAGTGCCAGTAAACGAAATGTTATACAGAAAAATTTTTGACATAGAAAGTGAATATGTTCGGTAG
- a CDS encoding PHP domain-containing protein: protein MNFDFHTHAKLSKKSDFSISYFEGMAKKAIECGIEGIALTEHFNTKNFHEVYDTLDSHFPYEDGYYNIFGLKVFPGMEVDIKEVGHILCIGSLEDIRAMREQLNCYTEEGYFIPFSELLHLRSGYELLVIGAHPFRPSTPLKDLDHSLLSQLDAFDLNGKDLHKLGIQENIRDLNEFALSLDKPVVGGSDTHQSMQYGSVYTVLKQECNNVKELKEVVLSKQFTVEIAEDLHERVSEAIRLKKIEKAKLQA, encoded by the coding sequence ATGAATTTCGATTTTCATACACATGCAAAACTTTCTAAGAAGAGTGATTTTTCGATTTCCTACTTTGAAGGAATGGCAAAGAAAGCTATAGAATGTGGGATTGAGGGAATTGCGTTAACAGAACATTTTAATACGAAAAATTTTCACGAAGTATATGATACATTAGATAGTCATTTTCCTTATGAGGATGGTTATTATAATATTTTTGGTTTAAAGGTATTTCCAGGGATGGAAGTGGATATTAAAGAGGTAGGACATATCTTATGTATTGGTAGTTTAGAAGATATAAGGGCAATGCGTGAACAACTTAACTGTTATACAGAAGAGGGTTACTTCATCCCTTTTTCTGAATTGTTACATTTACGTTCAGGTTACGAACTACTTGTAATTGGCGCACACCCATTTCGCCCAAGTACACCATTAAAAGATTTGGACCACTCTTTGTTAAGTCAGCTCGATGCATTTGATTTAAACGGGAAAGACTTGCATAAGCTTGGGATCCAGGAAAATATAAGAGATTTAAATGAATTTGCGTTATCGTTGGATAAACCGGTTGTTGGGGGAAGCGATACACATCAATCTATGCAATATGGTTCCGTATATACTGTTCTGAAACAGGAATGTAACAATGTTAAGGAATTGAAAGAGGTTGTTTTAAGTAAACAGTTTACTGTTGAAATTGCCGAAGACCTTCATGAGCGTGTATCTGAAGCAATTCGTTTAAAGAAAATCGAGAAGGCAAAATTACAAGCTTAA
- a CDS encoding restriction endonuclease produces MRNETTKEKEAKMTQLIILGIFGFGIVISLLNSLSIEPSLSNIQFYLFLLVVLGLLYKPFGGFILKNIRQFFRFVKLALNTLFFKRVPKISIQQIDEFSGKEFELFLKPLFEKEGYTTEIMKCNGNKDANIVLSKDNIKYVVLAKRKNSKVGVKAIQEVMRAIKHYKATGAIIVTNQYFTTNAKKLALSNKITLIDRDELVNMIKTTNKKYRFATTIS; encoded by the coding sequence ATGAGGAATGAAACAACAAAAGAAAAAGAGGCAAAAATGACACAACTAATTATTTTAGGCATTTTTGGTTTTGGAATCGTCATTTCATTGCTAAATTCACTTTCGATAGAACCAAGTCTATCGAATATTCAATTTTACTTATTCTTATTAGTTGTTTTAGGCTTACTATATAAACCTTTCGGAGGGTTCATTCTAAAAAACATTCGCCAATTCTTTAGGTTTGTAAAACTTGCTTTGAATACTTTATTTTTTAAAAGAGTGCCAAAAATTAGCATCCAGCAAATTGACGAATTTAGCGGAAAAGAATTTGAGCTATTTCTTAAACCTTTGTTTGAGAAAGAAGGTTATACAACGGAAATAATGAAGTGTAACGGGAACAAAGATGCAAACATAGTTTTAAGTAAAGACAACATAAAATATGTCGTACTAGCGAAAAGGAAAAATAGTAAAGTCGGAGTAAAAGCAATACAGGAAGTGATGAGAGCTATCAAGCACTATAAAGCAACTGGCGCAATTATTGTTACCAATCAATATTTCACTACAAATGCAAAAAAATTAGCGTTATCTAATAAAATCACCCTCATCGATCGAGATGAACTTGTCAATATGATAAAAACAACAAACAAAAAATACCGTTTTGCTACTACCATTTCATAG
- a CDS encoding alpha/beta-type small acid-soluble spore protein, with protein MASNRSSNKLLFPGAEAALDSMKYEIAQEFGVQLSADNSSRANGSVGGEITKRLVQMAEAQLRGRTPSE; from the coding sequence ATGGCATCTAACAGAAGTTCAAATAAGCTATTATTCCCAGGGGCTGAAGCGGCATTAGATTCTATGAAGTATGAAATTGCACAAGAGTTTGGTGTTCAGTTATCAGCAGATAATTCTTCACGAGCTAACGGCTCAGTAGGTGGAGAGATTACCAAACGCCTTGTGCAAATGGCTGAAGCACAATTAAGAGGTAGAACTCCAAGCGAATAG
- a CDS encoding DHH family phosphoesterase yields the protein MYKLLSHNDLDGVGCGILAKLAFGQDVKVRYNSIASLNREIEFYLENDKPDTFLFITDLSPNEKNEKRLEEFYREHPNVQLIDHHKTAINLNDYEWGYVLVEDAKGKLTSATSLFYEYLIANHQLEETPAVSEFVELVRQYDTWEWEKNENHKAHSLNSLFFLVSIDEFEETMIERLQNNEHFDFDEFEKKLLNMEEDKIERYIRRKRREIVQTKVGDYYVGVVYAESYHSELGNELGKEHIHLDYITILNMGGKKVSFRTVHDHVDVSEVAGQFGGGGHQKASGCNLVEEAYKSYVLDTFHLDPMQEDAKRNRYNLKESTFGAMYKSRNEDIYFIYPRNQTWVIEHNKKVLKETFESFQEAEKYIKRTYESWLVRDEEFVDYLKNEVTRVNQQK from the coding sequence ATGTATAAATTGTTATCTCACAACGATTTAGATGGAGTTGGCTGCGGCATTTTAGCTAAGTTAGCATTCGGCCAAGATGTGAAAGTGCGTTATAACTCCATTGCATCACTAAATCGTGAAATAGAATTTTATTTAGAAAATGACAAACCGGATACCTTTTTATTTATTACAGACCTATCACCAAACGAGAAAAATGAAAAAAGACTTGAAGAATTTTATCGAGAACATCCAAATGTTCAACTAATTGACCACCATAAAACAGCAATAAATTTAAACGATTACGAGTGGGGTTATGTGCTTGTAGAAGATGCGAAAGGCAAATTAACAAGTGCTACCTCATTATTTTACGAATATTTAATTGCGAATCACCAATTAGAAGAGACACCTGCAGTTTCCGAATTTGTAGAACTAGTTAGGCAGTATGATACATGGGAATGGGAAAAGAATGAGAATCATAAAGCACATTCATTGAATTCTTTATTTTTCTTAGTCTCAATTGATGAATTTGAAGAGACGATGATTGAACGATTACAAAATAATGAGCACTTTGACTTTGATGAATTTGAGAAGAAATTATTAAATATGGAAGAAGATAAAATTGAACGATATATTCGGCGAAAGAGAAGAGAAATCGTCCAAACAAAAGTCGGAGATTATTATGTAGGTGTTGTCTATGCAGAGTCTTACCATTCGGAATTAGGAAATGAATTAGGGAAAGAACATATACATCTTGACTATATTACGATTCTTAATATGGGTGGTAAAAAAGTATCGTTTCGTACAGTGCATGATCATGTGGATGTTTCTGAGGTTGCCGGTCAGTTTGGTGGGGGTGGCCACCAAAAAGCATCTGGTTGTAATTTAGTAGAAGAAGCATATAAATCATATGTTTTAGACACTTTTCATTTAGATCCAATGCAAGAGGATGCTAAGCGAAACCGATACAATCTTAAAGAGTCAACATTTGGTGCAATGTACAAAAGTCGAAATGAAGATATATACTTTATCTATCCTAGAAATCAAACATGGGTGATTGAACATAACAAAAAAGTGTTAAAAGAAACATTTGAAAGCTTCCAAGAAGCAGAAAAATATATAAAGCGAACGTATGAGTCATGGTTAGTTCGTGATGAAGAGTTCGTGGATTATTTGAAAAATGAGGTAACTAGAGTAAATCAACAAAAATAA
- the dapA gene encoding 4-hydroxy-tetrahydrodipicolinate synthase, translated as MNFGKVLTAMVTPFDERGEIDFQATETLINYLIANGTDGLVVSGTTGESPTLSEEEKIKLFKFTVKIVDGRVPVIAGTGSYNTKASIDLTIKAENAGVDGIMLVAPYYNKPSQEGLYEHFKMIAASTNLPIILYNIPGRSVVNLSIETVLRLAEIPNIVAIKEASGNLDAMAEIIENTPSNFSLYSGDDGLTLPILSIGGAGVISVASHIIGNEMQAMIKKYQLGNIQEAARDHRRLLPVMKILFATPNPTSVKAALNLNGISVGGVRLPMIPLNDKQSNGLKDVLTKYKETAIS; from the coding sequence ATGAATTTTGGAAAAGTTTTAACTGCGATGGTAACACCATTTGATGAGCGTGGTGAGATTGACTTTCAAGCTACTGAAACACTAATCAATTATTTAATTGCAAATGGCACGGATGGTCTAGTTGTATCTGGTACAACAGGTGAGTCCCCAACGCTATCAGAAGAAGAAAAAATAAAACTATTTAAATTTACAGTGAAAATTGTAGATGGCAGAGTACCCGTTATTGCTGGTACCGGCTCTTATAATACAAAAGCATCCATTGATTTAACCATCAAGGCTGAAAATGCTGGTGTTGATGGAATCATGCTCGTAGCCCCATATTACAACAAGCCATCACAAGAAGGATTATATGAGCATTTTAAAATGATTGCCGCATCAACGAATTTACCAATTATTCTATATAACATACCAGGACGTAGTGTAGTTAATCTATCAATTGAAACAGTTCTTCGCCTAGCAGAAATCCCAAATATTGTAGCGATTAAAGAAGCTAGTGGCAATTTAGATGCAATGGCCGAAATCATAGAAAACACACCTTCTAACTTTTCGTTATACAGTGGAGATGACGGTTTAACGCTTCCTATACTATCTATCGGTGGAGCTGGTGTCATTTCTGTAGCATCACATATTATCGGGAACGAGATGCAAGCTATGATTAAAAAATACCAACTAGGCAACATCCAAGAAGCAGCTCGTGACCATCGTCGATTATTACCGGTAATGAAAATATTATTTGCAACTCCTAATCCAACATCTGTAAAAGCTGCTTTAAACTTAAATGGAATCTCAGTTGGCGGAGTGCGCTTACCGATGATCCCTTTAAATGATAAGCAATCAAATGGTTTAAAAGACGTGTTAACAAAATATAAAGAAACGGCAATTTCATAA